TGGGCGTGGCGCTGCCGTCTCCAAGGCGGATTTTGCCACCTATGTCTTTGCGCTGCGTGTCCTGGTCAAATGCTGTCCTGACCTGAATGGCACGGTTGAACTGCACTTTACCTATGATGAGGAAACCGGTGGCCTGCTCGGTCCGGGCTGGCTGCTGGAGCAGGGGCTGACAAAGCCGGATTACGTGATCAGCGCCGGTTTCACCTACGCGGTCATGATCGCGCATAATGGCAGCCTGCAGCTTGATGTGCACCTGGCAGGCAAGGCCGCGCATTCCGCATGGCCTGAAACCGGGCATGACGCTCTTGAAGCCGCCAACGCCGTGCTGTCGGTGCTCTATGCATGGCGCAAGGAAATCGCTTCGAATGTCTCCGCCATCGACGGGATTGACGGGCCTACGCTGGTTATTGGCACGATTCAGGGCGGCGTTGCGGCCAATGTCGTGCCCGAGCAGGCCTCTTTCCGTCTTGAGCGGCGTATTCTGCCAGATGAAAGCCCTGAAAACGTTGAGCGGGAACTGCGCGATGTGATTGCGCATGCTCTGGCTCCGTATCCCCATATCCGCTTTCAGATCGATCGCTGCCTGCTGGCCCGTCCGCTGGTGCCGGTTGCCGAGCAGAAAGTTCTGACGGATGCAATCCGCCAGGCGGGGCAGGAAGTTCTGGGCGAGGAAATTCCAATAAAGGGAATGCCGCTTTTTACCGATGCGCGACTGTACAGCGCAGCCGGATGCCCGACCGTGCTGTATGGCGCAGGGCCGCGGAAACTACAGGATGCCAATGGTCACCGTGCTGATGAACACGTCATGCTGGATGATCTGAAGCGGGCGACTTTGATAGTTGCAGAATCGTTACGAATTATATTATCAAATAATTCCAAGTAAAAAAATCCCGATACGTAGTAACAAAGTAAAGGCGGGTCGATATATCCGTTCATGCCGAAGGACAGAATTGACATGGTATTCCGACGACAGCTACTCGCAGCCACCATATGTGTGACCGGATGTTTCGATGCGGTGCACGCATTCGCCCAGACTGCTGCTGAACCTGCAGCCAAGCCCAAGCCTGTGCGGCATGCTGCCACCAAGGCCGCCACGCCCAGCCGTGCCCAGCATACACTTGCTTCGGGTGGCCGCGCCGCCACCGACGCGCCTGAAGTCATGATCGTGACGGGAACCCACTCCAGCAACAAGCGGGCGCGTAACAGCACCAGTCCTGTTACTGTCGTATCGGGGGCAACGCTGCGCCGTTCGGGCCAGATGAACCTTGCGGATGCGCTGACGCGTACCTATGCCTCGATCAATGTCAGCACCATGGGCACGGATGCGGGCGCACTGACATCGGCCATCCGCATGCGCGGCCTCACACCCAACCAGGTGCTGGTGCTCGTTGATGGCAAGCGCCGCCACACGACCGGTAACATCAACGCTGACGCAGGCCCCGACTTCGGTTCAACCCCGGTTGACCTGAACATGATTCCCGCCAACTCGATCGACCATATCGAGGTGTTGGAAGATGGCGCTGCCGCCATGTATGGCTCGGACGCCATTGCAGGTGTGGTGAACATCATCACCAAGAAGCAGGACCATGGCTTTGATGCCAGCTTCCAGACGGGTGCCAACGCCTATAACGGCGATGGCTGGCAGTATCAGGTCAATGCCGATGGCGGCATGAAGCTCGGCGAGAACGGCTTCCTGCACATCAGCGGGCAGGTTTACCATACGGATCACTTCGTTACGAAGGCGATGGACAACCGGCTGAATGGGTACACGCCTCCGGGTGCTGCCAACGAGCAGTATACCGGTAACGTCAAGGTCTCGCCCTATTCCAACCAGATCATGAGCACGCCGGAAGAAACGCGCGAGAACCTGGGTATTGAATGGGGCAAGCAGTTTACGCCCGGCATCAACTTCTATGGCCTGATCACCTATGCCCATCGGCATGCGGAAGGGTATGAAAACTATCGTCTGCCTTCGGGGGCGTCCAACAGCGTGCCGGCATATTATCCCGAAGGGTATTCGCCGCTGGAAACCAACGAGGAAAACGATTACGCCGCGACCCTTGGCCTCAAGGGCGACAACTTCATGGGGTTCAACTGGGACCTGAGCACCACCTATGGTGCGGATGAAGACAAGATCGGCGTCAAGGATACCGTCAACCCCAACCTGTACGCTGATACCGGTTATTCGCCCCAGAAGGTGCGTGCCGCGTCCTATCGCATGTCGCAGTGGACAAATAACGCCGATTTCCGCCGTCATTTCAATATTGGCCATGCCGTGCCGATGACGCTGGCCTTCGGCGCCGAGCACCGGCTGGAAGAATACCAGATCAAGGCAGGTGATCCTGCATCCTACATCGATGGTGGCAGCCAGGCACTTGCCGGTCTGACCCCGCAGGATGCCGGCAAGTGGGACCGTGACGTCTGGGCCGGTTACATTGATGGTGACTTCAAGCTGACCCGTAAGTGGGATCTTGATTTTGCCGGCCGTTTTGAACATTACACCGACGTGGGCAACACCGAGAACGGCAAGGTCTCGACCCGCTACGATTTCAACCGGCGTGTCGGTATCCGTGGCACCATCAGCAACGGCTTCCGCGCGCCCACCATGGCGGAGCAGCACTATAGCGCCGTCAACGTGGGTCCGACCACGGCGCTCGGCCTGCTGCCGGTCAATTCGCCCGAAGCAATCGGGACCGGGGCATCCAAGCTCAAGCCCGAGCGTTCGACCAGTGTAAGTGGCGGTATCGTTCTGGAGCCGGTTGATGGTTTCCATATCGAGGCCGATGTTTACCAGATCAATATCCGTGACCGTATCGTGCAGGGTGGCGTGACAACAGGTGAGGCCGCCGTCAATGCACTGCAGCAGATGGGTGTGAGCCTGCCTGCGTTTGATGCC
This is a stretch of genomic DNA from Komagataeibacter xylinus. It encodes these proteins:
- a CDS encoding M20/M25/M40 family metallo-hydrolase codes for the protein MSRMNYVRDLELEIDREHRTRQIPFLQELVRVPSDNPPGDCAPHALVAASLIEALGFKVERHPVPQEQVARYGMKTVTNLIVRQRFGTGEGPVIALNAHGDVVPPGEGWHHDPYGGEIVDGALYGRGAAVSKADFATYVFALRVLVKCCPDLNGTVELHFTYDEETGGLLGPGWLLEQGLTKPDYVISAGFTYAVMIAHNGSLQLDVHLAGKAAHSAWPETGHDALEAANAVLSVLYAWRKEIASNVSAIDGIDGPTLVIGTIQGGVAANVVPEQASFRLERRILPDESPENVERELRDVIAHALAPYPHIRFQIDRCLLARPLVPVAEQKVLTDAIRQAGQEVLGEEIPIKGMPLFTDARLYSAAGCPTVLYGAGPRKLQDANGHRADEHVMLDDLKRATLIVAESLRIILSNNSK
- a CDS encoding TonB-dependent siderophore receptor encodes the protein MVFRRQLLAATICVTGCFDAVHAFAQTAAEPAAKPKPVRHAATKAATPSRAQHTLASGGRAATDAPEVMIVTGTHSSNKRARNSTSPVTVVSGATLRRSGQMNLADALTRTYASINVSTMGTDAGALTSAIRMRGLTPNQVLVLVDGKRRHTTGNINADAGPDFGSTPVDLNMIPANSIDHIEVLEDGAAAMYGSDAIAGVVNIITKKQDHGFDASFQTGANAYNGDGWQYQVNADGGMKLGENGFLHISGQVYHTDHFVTKAMDNRLNGYTPPGAANEQYTGNVKVSPYSNQIMSTPEETRENLGIEWGKQFTPGINFYGLITYAHRHAEGYENYRLPSGASNSVPAYYPEGYSPLETNEENDYAATLGLKGDNFMGFNWDLSTTYGADEDKIGVKDTVNPNLYADTGYSPQKVRAASYRMSQWTNNADFRRHFNIGHAVPMTLAFGAEHRLEEYQIKAGDPASYIDGGSQALAGLTPQDAGKWDRDVWAGYIDGDFKLTRKWDLDFAGRFEHYTDVGNTENGKVSTRYDFNRRVGIRGTISNGFRAPTMAEQHYSAVNVGPTTALGLLPVNSPEAIGTGASKLKPERSTSVSGGIVLEPVDGFHIEADVYQINIRDRIVQGGVTTGEAAVNALQQMGVSLPAFDAQSANSVQTYYFTNGASTRTQGLDIKADYMFRMHKYGNLMLSMSLDLNRTRLHHNGTSSTGDALLNAENTAWLTTSYPRSKIILNAFYTYKNWDFNIRQTRYGETTDMMQYQDWTPTNATCGSQALENSNQCFYQFKNTPRWLTDIEIGYQVTPRWHVAVGANNVFNIRPRKVPGVVNQLGANVYDSMSSQVPMTGGYYYGRINFKL